One Pseudomonadota bacterium DNA window includes the following coding sequences:
- a CDS encoding RNA polymerase sigma factor — MNSMAQQMDRFLAEVEKQAYIMANMSVRNADDALDLVQESMMTMVTRYAAKPHDEWRPLFFRILQNKIRDFHRRATTRGKLFSLFTAFRNDDDERVEPDSVYAGRDIDQPDERVMLDGSRDQMLVALAELPERQRQAFIFRSVDGLSVAETAQAMRCTGGSVKTHYSRAVRRLREQLQDHWT; from the coding sequence ATGAATTCGATGGCGCAGCAGATGGATCGCTTCTTGGCCGAGGTCGAGAAACAAGCCTATATCATGGCCAATATGTCGGTTCGAAACGCTGACGATGCGCTTGATCTTGTGCAGGAGAGTATGATGACCATGGTAACGCGCTATGCCGCTAAGCCTCATGACGAATGGCGCCCCCTGTTTTTCCGCATCTTGCAGAACAAGATTCGGGATTTTCATCGACGCGCGACCACCCGCGGTAAGCTGTTTTCGCTCTTTACGGCTTTTCGCAACGATGACGACGAACGCGTTGAGCCGGACAGCGTTTACGCTGGCCGCGACATCGACCAACCCGATGAGCGAGTGATGCTCGATGGTTCGAGAGATCAAATGTTGGTCGCCCTGGCCGAGCTACCGGAGCGTCAACGTCAAGCGTTCATCTTTCGTAGCGTGGATGGCCTGAGCGTTGCGGAAACAGCGCAGGCGATGCGATGCACAGGCGGCAGCGTAAAAACACATTATTCGCGCGCAGTACGTCGACTGCGCGAACA